Proteins encoded in a region of the Dendropsophus ebraccatus isolate aDenEbr1 chromosome 11, aDenEbr1.pat, whole genome shotgun sequence genome:
- the LOC138767364 gene encoding octapeptide-repeat protein T2, with product MEQSASTSKEEGAHGGKSPRRKETKEEGDQGGRCPWRKEPMEEGAHGGRSPRRKETKEEVAHGGRSPRWKEPMEVGAQGERSKEPKVEGAREGGSPRSKELKVEGAQVGRSLRRKEPNVEGGRRQRRKETKEEGGRSAKRKEPKVEGVRSPRWKEPKEEGTHGGRSTRRKQ from the exons ATGGAGCAG TCAGCCAGTACCTCCAAGGAGGAAGGAGCCCATGGAGGAAAGAGCCCAAGGAGGAAGGAGACCAAGGAGGAAGGAGACCAAGGAGGCAGATGCCCATGGAGGAAAGAGCCCATGGAGGAAGGAGCCCATGGAGGAAGGAGCCCAAGGAGGAAGGAGACCAAGGAGGAAGTAGCCCATGGAGGAAGGAGCCCAAGGTGGAAGGAGCCCATGGAGGTAGGAGCCCAAGGTGAAAGGAGTAAGGAGCCAAAGGTGGAAGGAGCCCGAGAAGGAGGGAGCCCAAGGAGTAAGGAGCTCAAAGTGGAAGGAGCCCAAGTAGGAAGGAGCCTAAGGAGGAAGGAGCCCAATGTGGAAGGAGGAAGGAGACAAAGGAGGAAGGAGACcaaggaggaaggaggaaggagcgCAAAGAGGAAGGAGCCCAAGGTGGAAGGAGTAAGGAGCCCAAGGTGGAAGGAGCCCAAGGAGGAAGGAACCCATGGAGGAAGGAGCACAAGGCGAAAGCAGTAA